From Streptomyces fungicidicus, one genomic window encodes:
- a CDS encoding LacI family DNA-binding transcriptional regulator produces MAKVTRDDVARLAGTSTAVVSYVINNGPRPVAPATRERVLAAIKELGYRPDRVAQAMASRRTDLIGLIIPDARQPFFGEMAHAVEQAASERGKMVLVGNTDYIAEREVHYLRAFLGMRVSGLILVSHALNDLAAAEIDAWDARVVLLHERPEAIDDVAVVTDDLGGAQLAVRHLLEHGNAYVACVGGTADTPAVGDPVSDHVEGWRRAMKEAGIPTEGRLFEAPYNRYDAYRVGLDILSGPDRPPAIFCSTDDQAIGILRAARELRIDVPGELAVAGFDDIKEAALADPPMTTVASDRPAMARAAVDLVLDDGLRVAGSRRERLKVFPSRLVVRHSCGCAQP; encoded by the coding sequence GTGGCCAAGGTAACCAGGGATGATGTGGCGCGGCTGGCGGGCACGTCCACCGCCGTCGTCAGCTATGTCATCAACAACGGACCCCGGCCGGTCGCCCCGGCCACGCGCGAGCGCGTCCTCGCCGCGATCAAGGAGCTGGGGTACCGGCCGGACCGGGTCGCCCAGGCGATGGCCTCGCGGCGCACGGACCTCATAGGCCTGATCATCCCGGACGCCCGCCAGCCCTTCTTCGGGGAAATGGCGCACGCGGTCGAGCAGGCCGCCTCCGAGCGCGGGAAGATGGTCCTGGTCGGCAACACGGACTACATCGCCGAGCGCGAGGTCCACTATCTGCGGGCCTTCCTCGGGATGCGGGTCTCGGGCCTGATCCTGGTCAGCCACGCGCTGAACGACCTGGCCGCCGCGGAGATCGACGCGTGGGACGCCCGGGTCGTCCTGCTGCACGAGCGCCCGGAGGCGATCGACGACGTCGCCGTCGTCACCGACGACCTCGGCGGCGCCCAGCTCGCCGTGCGCCACCTGCTGGAGCACGGCAACGCGTACGTGGCCTGTGTCGGCGGCACCGCGGACACCCCCGCCGTCGGCGACCCGGTCTCCGACCACGTCGAGGGCTGGCGGCGCGCGATGAAGGAGGCCGGCATCCCGACCGAGGGCCGCCTCTTCGAAGCCCCGTACAACCGCTACGACGCGTACCGCGTGGGCCTGGACATCCTCTCCGGCCCGGACCGCCCGCCGGCCATCTTCTGCTCCACCGACGACCAGGCGATCGGCATCCTGCGCGCCGCGCGCGAGCTGCGCATCGACGTGCCGGGCGAGCTCGCGGTCGCCGGGTTCGACGACATCAAGGAGGCGGCGCTCGCCGACCCGCCGATGACCACGGTCGCCTCCGACCGCCCGGCGATGGCCCGCGCGGCGGTCGACCTCGTCCTCGACGACGGCCTGCGGGTGGCGGGCTCCCGCCGGGAGCGCCTGAAGGTGTTCCCGTCCCGCCTGGTGGTCCGCCACTCCTGCGGCTGCGCCCAGCCTTAA
- a CDS encoding FG-GAP-like repeat-containing protein yields the protein MKKRFGLICTTVVCAVLGLHLGTGNATAADARTVRHDYNGDGRSDIAAWYDYGDGHDAVRTFLAGTDGGFPAPGVGWETGAGNFWADHMKRLTGDFDGDGIGDIAAFYGYDDGRVTAFTWLGRGDGTFAGHFSSWTAAPGNWTFANMTAEAGDFNGDGRDDIAVWYDYDNGDDKLFTLLARADGGFSSHFSSFERTEADGWDVKRMKFATGDFDGDGRDDLAALYGYASGTVKTMAFTAKPDGGFNEPVRGWESDGWNFSRATVHAGDFDGDGRDDLAAWYDYADGHDAVIGFELDADGKFGNRREILNLTTAAGYDRDRMKIVTGDYNGDGHDDLATLYGYSDGRVKTITFTAKADGSLNGSLHSWESTGDNWTFDRVHPIERYSSHPGLPLCPTVFGHGGYPTGANAWERDQVRQPNHPAGLAQQKSWGADGVEADLQLTKDGTKGVMWHNTTTRGLTGTSRNITDIWWASGSDQLKGRTIDRGPYTGETVYTFREWLDSAKAQNMIPLVELKGEAKQSLLNSDSSIREAAWNEVIAPISERIASQEIMISTGDATLKPELEKRLKAAGLGATFTGHPVWVDDIGWEEPAPSASGNYGGWQQDLNRYGSTTRSVRMATTWTKDFTSWLNGKCA from the coding sequence ATGAAGAAACGTTTTGGTCTCATATGCACCACTGTGGTGTGCGCCGTCCTCGGCCTGCACCTGGGCACCGGCAACGCCACCGCCGCGGACGCCCGGACCGTGCGGCACGACTACAACGGCGACGGTCGCAGCGACATCGCCGCCTGGTACGACTACGGCGACGGCCACGACGCCGTGCGCACCTTCCTCGCCGGCACCGACGGCGGTTTCCCGGCGCCGGGCGTGGGCTGGGAGACGGGCGCCGGCAACTTCTGGGCCGACCACATGAAGCGCCTCACCGGCGACTTCGACGGAGACGGCATCGGTGACATCGCCGCGTTCTACGGGTACGACGACGGGCGGGTCACCGCGTTCACCTGGCTCGGCAGGGGCGACGGCACCTTCGCCGGCCACTTCTCCTCGTGGACCGCCGCCCCCGGCAACTGGACCTTCGCGAACATGACCGCCGAGGCGGGCGACTTCAACGGCGACGGCCGCGACGACATCGCCGTCTGGTACGACTACGACAACGGCGACGACAAGCTCTTCACCCTCCTCGCCCGGGCCGACGGCGGCTTCAGCAGCCACTTCTCCTCCTTCGAGCGCACCGAGGCCGACGGCTGGGACGTCAAGCGCATGAAGTTCGCCACCGGCGACTTCGACGGCGACGGCCGCGACGACCTCGCCGCCCTGTACGGCTACGCCTCCGGCACCGTGAAGACGATGGCCTTCACCGCCAAGCCCGACGGCGGCTTCAACGAGCCCGTCCGGGGCTGGGAGTCGGACGGCTGGAACTTCAGCCGGGCGACCGTGCACGCCGGTGACTTCGACGGCGACGGCCGCGACGACCTCGCCGCCTGGTACGACTACGCCGACGGCCACGACGCCGTGATCGGCTTCGAGCTGGACGCGGACGGCAAGTTCGGCAACCGGCGCGAGATCCTGAACCTCACCACGGCCGCCGGGTACGACCGGGACCGCATGAAGATCGTCACCGGTGATTACAACGGTGACGGCCACGACGACCTCGCCACGCTCTACGGCTACAGCGACGGGCGGGTGAAGACCATCACCTTCACCGCCAAGGCCGACGGCAGCCTCAACGGCTCCCTGCACAGCTGGGAGTCGACCGGCGACAACTGGACCTTCGACCGGGTCCACCCGATCGAGCGCTACAGCAGCCACCCCGGACTGCCCCTCTGCCCGACCGTCTTCGGGCACGGCGGCTATCCCACCGGGGCGAACGCCTGGGAACGGGACCAGGTGCGCCAGCCGAACCATCCGGCGGGCCTCGCCCAGCAGAAGAGCTGGGGCGCGGACGGCGTGGAGGCCGACCTCCAGCTCACCAAGGACGGCACCAAGGGGGTGATGTGGCACAACACCACGACCCGCGGGCTGACGGGTACGAGCCGGAACATCACGGACATCTGGTGGGCGTCCGGCTCCGACCAGCTCAAGGGACGCACGATCGACCGCGGCCCGTACACCGGGGAGACCGTCTACACGTTCCGGGAATGGCTCGACAGCGCCAAGGCCCAGAACATGATCCCCCTGGTGGAACTCAAGGGCGAGGCCAAGCAGTCGCTGCTCAACAGCGACTCGTCCATCCGTGAGGCGGCATGGAACGAGGTCATCGCGCCCATCTCGGAGCGCATCGCCTCACAGGAGATCATGATCTCCACGGGTGACGCCACGCTGAAGCCCGAGCTCGAGAAGCGCCTCAAGGCGGCGGGGCTGGGCGCCACGTTCACCGGCCACCCCGTCTGGGTCGACGACATCGGCTGGGAGGAGCCCGCTCCGTCGGCCTCCGGCAACTACGGCGGATGGCAGCAGGACCTGAACCGCTACGGCTCCACCACCAGGTCGGTCCGCATGGCCACCACGTGGACGAAGGACTTCACGTCCTGGCTGAACGGCAAGTGCGCCTGA
- a CDS encoding tetratricopeptide repeat protein has product MKQLHLLLWEGRFEEAEAGARALEAEAGRLRKRGRGVSVAWHAKTLATAVACAHGRGAQVLAELESLTAELSGTAGSGRRLLLVIRCNHMLALNSVGRYAEAEAEGLEVLRDLTRLKHLTPVWDIELCVLDNLVDALCGQARHEEAEAVARGNLPRAAGGTVAALHCGLVRSLNGQGRYDEALAEARRFTPGWDRALAGSLGMGTAVALHGLGRRGEAEAAVREALADCEKSLHPDHPRIREVRTMLARLTSDGPPEPSDEEAAHG; this is encoded by the coding sequence TTGAAGCAGCTCCATCTGCTGCTGTGGGAAGGCAGGTTCGAGGAGGCCGAGGCCGGGGCCCGGGCGCTCGAGGCGGAAGCGGGGCGTCTGCGCAAGCGAGGCCGGGGCGTCTCCGTGGCGTGGCACGCCAAGACGCTGGCCACGGCGGTGGCCTGTGCCCATGGGCGCGGGGCGCAGGTGCTGGCCGAACTGGAATCTCTAACGGCGGAGTTGAGTGGGACGGCAGGGTCCGGGCGAAGGCTGCTGCTGGTGATCCGTTGCAACCACATGCTGGCCCTCAACAGCGTGGGCCGCTACGCGGAGGCCGAGGCCGAAGGCCTTGAGGTCCTGCGCGACCTGACCCGCCTCAAGCATCTGACACCGGTGTGGGACATCGAGTTGTGCGTGCTGGACAACCTGGTCGACGCCCTGTGCGGGCAGGCCCGCCACGAGGAGGCCGAGGCCGTCGCCCGGGGGAATCTGCCCCGGGCCGCAGGGGGCACGGTCGCCGCTCTGCACTGCGGCCTGGTGCGCAGCCTGAACGGGCAGGGGCGGTACGACGAGGCGCTCGCCGAGGCGCGCCGGTTCACTCCGGGGTGGGACCGGGCCCTGGCCGGGAGCCTGGGCATGGGCACGGCCGTCGCCCTGCACGGTCTGGGACGGCGCGGCGAGGCGGAGGCAGCGGTCCGTGAGGCACTCGCCGACTGCGAGAAGTCCCTGCACCCCGACCACCCCCGCATCCGGGAAGTCCGCACAATGCTGGCCCGCCTCACCTCGGACGGTCCACCGGAGCCGTCGGACGAAGAGGCAGCGCACGGCTGA
- a CDS encoding response regulator transcription factor, with translation MSSLLLLTNALQPSTEVLPALGLLLHNVRVAPAEGPALVDTPGADVILVDGRRDLPQVRSLCQLLRSTGPGCPLVLVVTEGGLAAVTADWGIDDVLLDTAGPAEVEARLRLAMGRQQIVNDDSPMEIRNGDLSVDEATYSAKLKGRVLDLTFKEFELLKYLAQHPGRVFTRAQLLQEVWGYDYFGGTRTVDVHVRRLRAKLGPEHESLIGTVRNVGYRFVTPEKPEKPARAAEDAKSEKSAEKADSTEAAPTKV, from the coding sequence ATGAGTTCCCTGCTGCTCCTGACCAACGCGCTGCAGCCGTCGACGGAGGTGCTCCCCGCCCTCGGCCTGCTCCTGCACAACGTGCGGGTGGCCCCGGCGGAGGGCCCGGCCCTCGTCGACACCCCCGGCGCCGACGTCATCCTGGTCGACGGCCGGCGTGACCTCCCGCAGGTCCGCAGCCTGTGCCAGCTGCTGCGCTCCACCGGCCCCGGCTGTCCCCTGGTGCTGGTGGTGACCGAGGGCGGCCTGGCCGCCGTCACCGCGGACTGGGGCATCGACGACGTCCTGCTGGACACGGCGGGACCGGCCGAGGTGGAGGCCCGGCTGCGCCTCGCGATGGGCCGCCAGCAGATCGTCAACGACGATTCCCCGATGGAGATCCGCAACGGCGACCTGTCGGTCGACGAGGCGACCTACTCCGCGAAACTCAAGGGCCGGGTCCTCGACCTGACCTTCAAGGAATTCGAGCTGCTGAAATACCTCGCGCAGCACCCCGGCCGCGTCTTCACCCGCGCCCAGCTGCTGCAGGAGGTGTGGGGCTACGACTACTTCGGCGGCACCCGCACGGTCGACGTGCACGTACGGCGGCTGCGCGCCAAGCTCGGCCCCGAGCACGAGTCGCTGATCGGCACCGTCCGCAACGTCGGCTACCGGTTCGTCACTCCCGAGAAGCCCGAGAAGCCGGCCCGCGCCGCGGAGGACGCCAAGTCCGAGAAGTCCGCGGAGAAGGCGGACAGCACGGAAGCGGCGCCGACCAAGGTGTGA
- a CDS encoding response regulator transcription factor, with the protein MSPADGDRDPQRILIVDDEPAVREALQRSLAFEGYGTEVAVDGADALEKAAAYRPDLVVLDIQMPRMDGLTAARRIRATGDTTPILMLTARDTVGDRVTGLDAGADDYLVKPFELDELFARIRALLRRSSYAAAVAGAAEENDVLAFADLRMDLATREVTRGSRQVELTRTEFTLLEMFMAHPRQVLTREQILKAVWGFDFEPSSNSLDVYVMYLRRKTEAAGEPRLVHTVRGVGYVLRQGGAE; encoded by the coding sequence ATGAGTCCCGCAGATGGCGACCGTGACCCCCAGCGCATCCTGATCGTCGACGACGAGCCGGCGGTGCGTGAGGCGCTGCAGCGCAGCCTGGCCTTCGAGGGGTACGGCACGGAGGTCGCCGTCGACGGCGCGGACGCCCTGGAGAAGGCGGCGGCGTACCGGCCCGACCTGGTCGTCCTCGACATCCAGATGCCGCGCATGGACGGTCTGACCGCCGCCCGCCGCATCCGCGCCACCGGCGACACCACGCCCATCCTGATGCTGACCGCCCGGGACACGGTCGGCGACCGGGTGACCGGGCTGGACGCGGGGGCGGACGACTACCTGGTCAAACCGTTCGAGCTGGACGAGCTGTTCGCCCGGATCCGCGCCCTGCTGCGCCGCAGCTCGTACGCGGCGGCCGTGGCCGGGGCCGCCGAGGAGAACGACGTCCTCGCCTTCGCCGACCTGCGCATGGACCTGGCGACCCGCGAGGTCACCCGGGGCTCCCGGCAGGTGGAGCTGACCCGTACGGAGTTCACGCTCCTGGAGATGTTCATGGCCCACCCGCGTCAGGTGCTCACCCGTGAGCAGATCCTGAAGGCGGTGTGGGGCTTCGACTTCGAGCCGTCCTCCAACTCGCTCGACGTGTACGTCATGTACCTGCGCCGCAAGACCGAGGCGGCCGGCGAGCCGCGCCTGGTGCACACGGTGCGGGGGGTGGGGTACGTACTGCGGCAGGGCGGCGCGGAGTGA
- a CDS encoding alpha/beta hydrolase, with amino-acid sequence MSTRPAGHVARSTSRPYSETHSVSRDVASGGTRLRTFLRTADGVEIDSVYESGSVVYDGDSGAARSVPEPVFVVAHGFTGEADRPHIRRVARVLARYGAVVTFSFRGHGASGGRSTVGDREVLDLAAAVAWARELGHERVVTVGFSMGGSVVLRHAAVGGGGEGGEGGVDAVVSVSAPARWFYRGTAPMRRLHWLVTRPSGRLVGRYGLRTRIHHRQWDPVPLSPVEAVPRIAPTPLLIVHGDQDGYFPLDHPRMLAAAAGEHGELWVEEGMGHAENAAPDALLGRIGDWAVARAG; translated from the coding sequence ATGAGCACCCGTCCGGCAGGTCATGTGGCGCGATCCACCTCCCGTCCGTATTCCGAGACGCACTCCGTTTCGCGCGATGTAGCAAGCGGGGGGACGCGATTGCGGACGTTTTTGCGCACCGCGGACGGGGTGGAGATTGATTCCGTATACGAGAGCGGATCGGTTGTGTACGACGGGGATTCGGGGGCGGCCCGGTCCGTGCCGGAACCGGTGTTCGTCGTCGCGCACGGGTTCACCGGGGAGGCGGACCGGCCGCACATACGGCGGGTGGCCCGGGTGCTCGCGCGGTACGGGGCCGTGGTGACGTTCTCCTTCCGGGGGCACGGGGCGTCGGGCGGGCGGTCGACGGTGGGGGACCGGGAGGTGCTCGACCTCGCGGCGGCGGTGGCGTGGGCGCGGGAGCTGGGGCATGAGCGGGTGGTGACCGTGGGGTTCTCCATGGGCGGGTCCGTGGTGCTTCGGCATGCGGCGGTCGGTGGGGGCGGTGAGGGTGGTGAGGGTGGTGTGGACGCCGTTGTTTCCGTCAGTGCGCCGGCTCGGTGGTTCTACCGGGGGACCGCGCCCATGCGGCGGCTGCACTGGCTGGTGACCCGGCCCTCCGGGCGGCTGGTGGGGCGGTACGGGCTGCGTACCCGGATCCATCACCGGCAGTGGGACCCGGTGCCGCTGTCGCCCGTCGAGGCGGTGCCGCGGATCGCGCCGACTCCGCTGCTGATCGTGCACGGGGACCAGGACGGGTACTTCCCGCTGGACCATCCCCGGATGCTGGCGGCCGCCGCCGGGGAGCACGGGGAGCTGTGGGTCGAGGAGGGGATGGGGCACGCGGAGAACGCGGCGCCTGACGCGTTGCTGGGGCGGATCGGGGACTGGGCGGTCGCCCGGGCGGGCTAG
- a CDS encoding sensor histidine kinase, translating into MSGLVRRVRALPIRARLSLLVAAAVAFAVAVVAVACWFVVKSVLVSSLDEALKANRMDGQQVSRYLDLRTGLCAHDPVTHEQNPFGSSVQLVDRKGGSCLIIGTEEVPLTGADRAVAEGASTDALHDATGSDGGRYRVFTYSVPGLSGVAVSAARPLSEVNDSLNNLALVLVFVAGAGVVGAAAAGLWVARTALRPVDELTQAVEHVARTEDLTVRIPVDDAGEDEIARLSRSFNSMTSALASSRDLQQQLIADAGHELRTPLTSLRTNIELLTRSEETGRPIPEADRRALLASVKAQMTELAALIGDLQELSRPDTGQGEGRAGIVAWQDVVESALRRARLRGPELTITADLHPWYVRAEPAALERAVVNVLDNAVKFSPESGTVEVRLADGVLTVRDHGPGIAADELPHVFDRFWRSPSARALPGSGLGLSIVARTVQQAGGEVSLTRAEGGGTTATLRLPGAPTPPPGTP; encoded by the coding sequence GTGAGCGGGCTGGTCCGACGCGTCCGCGCCCTGCCCATCCGGGCCCGGCTGTCGCTGCTGGTGGCGGCGGCGGTGGCGTTCGCCGTGGCGGTGGTGGCGGTGGCCTGCTGGTTCGTGGTGAAGAGCGTGCTGGTGAGCTCGCTGGACGAGGCCCTGAAGGCGAACCGCATGGACGGGCAGCAGGTGAGCAGGTACCTCGACCTGCGCACGGGCCTGTGCGCCCACGATCCCGTCACGCACGAGCAGAACCCCTTCGGTTCCTCGGTGCAGCTCGTGGACCGCAAGGGCGGGAGCTGCCTCATCATCGGCACGGAGGAGGTCCCGCTCACCGGCGCCGACCGCGCCGTCGCCGAGGGGGCGTCCACCGACGCGCTGCACGACGCGACGGGCTCCGACGGCGGGCGGTACCGGGTCTTCACCTACTCCGTGCCCGGCCTCTCGGGCGTCGCCGTGTCCGCCGCACGGCCGCTGAGCGAGGTGAACGACTCCCTCAACAACCTGGCGCTGGTCCTGGTCTTCGTCGCGGGCGCGGGGGTCGTGGGCGCCGCCGCCGCCGGCCTCTGGGTGGCCCGGACCGCCCTGCGCCCCGTGGACGAGCTGACCCAAGCCGTGGAGCACGTGGCCCGGACCGAGGACCTCACCGTCCGCATCCCCGTCGACGACGCGGGCGAGGACGAGATCGCCCGTCTCTCCCGCTCCTTCAACTCCATGACGTCCGCCCTGGCCAGCTCCCGTGACCTGCAGCAGCAGCTGATCGCGGACGCCGGCCACGAGCTGCGCACCCCGCTCACCTCGCTGCGCACCAACATCGAACTCCTCACCCGCAGCGAGGAGACGGGCCGCCCGATCCCGGAGGCCGACCGCAGGGCGCTGCTCGCCTCCGTGAAGGCGCAGATGACGGAACTGGCCGCGCTCATCGGCGACCTGCAGGAGCTGTCCCGCCCGGACACCGGCCAGGGCGAGGGGCGGGCGGGGATCGTCGCCTGGCAGGACGTCGTCGAGTCGGCGCTGCGCCGTGCCCGGCTGCGCGGGCCCGAGCTGACCATCACGGCGGACCTCCACCCCTGGTACGTGCGGGCGGAGCCGGCCGCGCTGGAGCGGGCGGTGGTCAACGTCCTGGACAACGCGGTGAAGTTCAGTCCGGAGAGCGGCACGGTCGAGGTGCGCCTGGCCGACGGCGTCCTCACCGTCCGCGACCACGGCCCCGGCATCGCCGCGGACGAACTCCCGCACGTCTTCGACCGGTTCTGGCGCTCGCCGAGCGCCCGCGCGCTGCCCGGCTCGGGCCTCGGCCTGTCGATCGTGGCCCGCACGGTGCAGCAGGCGGGCGGCGAGGTGTCCCTGACCCGGGCGGAGGGCGGCGGCACGACGGCCACGCTCCGCCTGCCGGGCGCCCCGACCCCACCGCCCGGGACACCCTAG
- a CDS encoding S1C family serine protease encodes MTESHRPSGEYASPVQVNPEWPPPPAYAPPAPQAAARRKRTRGPAALLAAVAIVAATVGGATAYGVQELTGDGTVASSASTATSVVPAGQKGTVSGVARAVSPSIVEINATSNSGSSTGSGVIITSDGEIVTNNHVVAGASSIKVSTDDGKTYSARVVGTDSSKDLALIKLENASGLQAASLGDSDGVQVGDQVVAIGSPEGLTGTVTSGIVSALDRDVTVSTDESQGQQQGQGGGWPFEYGGRQFNGDTGGSTTTYKAIQTDASLNPGNSGGALIDMNGNIIGINSAMYSASGGSGSSSSDAGSVGLGFAIPVDTVKADLSALRSGATN; translated from the coding sequence ATGACCGAGAGCCACCGCCCCAGCGGCGAGTACGCGAGCCCCGTCCAGGTGAACCCCGAGTGGCCGCCCCCGCCGGCGTACGCGCCGCCCGCACCCCAGGCGGCCGCGAGGAGGAAGCGCACCCGCGGCCCGGCCGCCCTGCTCGCCGCCGTGGCGATCGTCGCGGCGACCGTGGGCGGCGCCACCGCCTACGGAGTGCAGGAGCTGACCGGCGACGGCACCGTCGCCTCCTCCGCCTCCACCGCGACCAGCGTCGTGCCGGCCGGCCAGAAGGGCACCGTGTCCGGCGTCGCCCGGGCGGTCAGCCCCAGCATCGTCGAGATCAACGCGACCTCGAACTCCGGCTCCTCCACCGGCTCCGGCGTGATCATCACCTCTGACGGGGAGATCGTCACCAACAACCACGTCGTCGCCGGCGCCTCCTCGATCAAGGTGAGCACCGACGACGGCAAGACGTACTCGGCGCGGGTCGTCGGCACCGACAGCTCCAAGGACCTGGCGCTGATCAAGCTGGAGAACGCCTCCGGCCTGCAGGCGGCCTCCCTCGGCGACTCCGACGGCGTCCAGGTCGGCGACCAGGTCGTGGCGATCGGCTCCCCCGAGGGCCTCACCGGCACGGTGACCAGCGGCATCGTCTCCGCCCTCGACCGTGACGTCACCGTCTCCACGGACGAGAGCCAGGGGCAGCAGCAGGGCCAGGGCGGCGGCTGGCCGTTCGAGTACGGCGGCCGGCAGTTCAACGGCGACACCGGCGGCTCCACGACCACCTACAAGGCGATACAGACCGACGCCTCCCTGAACCCGGGCAACTCCGGCGGCGCGCTGATCGACATGAACGGCAACATCATCGGCATCAACTCGGCGATGTACTCGGCGAGCGGCGGCAGCGGCTCGTCCTCGTCCGACGCGGGCAGTGTCGGCCTGGGCTTCGCCATCCCGGTCGACACGGTCAAGGCCGACCTGTCGGCGCTGCGCTCCGGCGCGACGAACTGA
- a CDS encoding pectinesterase family protein, translated as MSEHRSTSRHRGSRKFLAVGLPVALTTAGLLVNGVGLAPQQASAATAAAAAPAWATATADGFASVDALGQNGTYGGRDGRIVTVRTQADLEKYATAAEPYVIVVAGTITMNPVGKEIKVASDKTIVGSGTSGHIVGGGFFLGQGVHNVIIRNLTIRDAYQGVWNDKEHDFDAVQMDGAHHVWIDHNDLRNMADGLIDVRKDSTYVTVSWNELSQNNKTFGIGWTENVTTDITIHHNWFRETEQRNPSTDNAAHAHLYNNFLEDVAGTSINSSYGNYSRGGTRMVLENSYFQGMKNPVIKDATATLVQRGNVFSGTSGRNESGGTAFDPRTYYAYTLDKAADVPALLRSGTGPRTTIGTTAATDVTAKAAAATTLTVAKDGTGQYKTVQAAVNAVPANNPSRVVVSIKPGTYRETVKVPSNKPHVTFQGTGGSRKDTVIVYNNAAGTRKPDGSGTYGTSGSATVAVEADDFQARNLTVSNDFDEGANQSLSGHQAVALRTAADKVFLDGVIVEGDQDTLLLDTAAKDRLGRVYVTNSYVVGNVDFVFGRATAVLDRSVITLKKRWDGSSAGYITAPSTAANRKGFLIANSTVNGDVSDRTFYLGRPWHAGGDASLDPQTTVRNTTLSAAIRTTPWTDMSGFSWKDDRFAEYRNTGSGSGSASSNRPHLTDAQAADQEVADWLAGWTPTAS; from the coding sequence ATGAGCGAGCACCGCAGCACGTCCCGCCACCGCGGGTCCCGGAAGTTCCTGGCCGTCGGCCTCCCCGTGGCCCTGACCACCGCCGGACTCCTGGTCAACGGCGTCGGCCTGGCCCCCCAGCAGGCGTCGGCCGCGACGGCGGCCGCCGCGGCCCCCGCCTGGGCCACCGCCACCGCCGACGGCTTCGCCTCCGTCGACGCGCTCGGCCAGAACGGCACGTACGGCGGCCGGGACGGTCGGATCGTCACCGTGCGGACCCAGGCGGACCTGGAGAAGTACGCCACGGCCGCCGAGCCGTACGTCATCGTCGTGGCCGGGACGATCACGATGAACCCGGTCGGCAAGGAGATCAAGGTCGCCTCCGACAAGACGATCGTGGGGTCCGGCACCTCCGGCCACATCGTCGGCGGGGGCTTCTTCCTCGGCCAGGGCGTGCACAACGTGATCATCCGCAACCTGACGATCCGGGACGCCTACCAGGGCGTCTGGAACGACAAGGAGCACGACTTCGACGCGGTCCAGATGGACGGCGCGCACCACGTCTGGATCGACCACAACGACCTGCGGAACATGGCGGACGGACTGATCGACGTCCGCAAGGACAGCACGTACGTGACGGTCTCCTGGAACGAGCTGAGCCAGAACAACAAGACCTTCGGCATCGGCTGGACCGAGAACGTCACCACGGACATCACGATCCACCACAACTGGTTCCGCGAGACCGAGCAGCGCAACCCGTCCACCGACAACGCCGCCCACGCGCACCTCTACAACAACTTCCTCGAGGACGTCGCGGGCACGAGCATCAACTCCTCGTACGGCAACTACTCGCGCGGCGGCACCCGGATGGTCCTGGAGAACAGCTACTTCCAGGGCATGAAGAACCCGGTCATCAAGGACGCGACGGCGACCCTCGTGCAGCGCGGCAACGTCTTCTCGGGCACGTCGGGCCGCAACGAGAGCGGCGGTACGGCGTTCGACCCCAGGACGTACTACGCGTACACGCTCGACAAGGCGGCGGACGTGCCGGCGCTGCTGAGGTCGGGCACGGGCCCGCGCACGACCATCGGCACGACGGCGGCGACGGACGTCACGGCGAAGGCGGCGGCGGCCACGACGCTCACCGTCGCCAAGGACGGCACCGGCCAGTACAAGACCGTCCAGGCGGCGGTGAACGCGGTCCCCGCGAACAACCCCTCCCGCGTCGTCGTCTCCATCAAGCCGGGCACGTACCGCGAGACGGTCAAAGTCCCGTCCAACAAGCCGCACGTCACCTTCCAGGGCACCGGCGGCAGCCGCAAGGACACGGTGATCGTCTACAACAACGCGGCGGGCACCCGGAAGCCGGACGGCTCGGGCACCTACGGCACCTCGGGCAGCGCGACGGTCGCCGTCGAGGCCGACGACTTCCAGGCCCGCAACCTGACGGTCTCCAACGACTTCGACGAGGGCGCCAACCAGTCCCTCTCCGGCCACCAGGCGGTCGCCCTGCGCACCGCGGCCGACAAGGTCTTCCTGGACGGCGTGATCGTCGAGGGCGACCAGGACACCCTCCTGCTCGACACGGCCGCCAAGGACAGGCTGGGCCGGGTCTACGTCACCAACTCCTACGTCGTCGGCAACGTCGACTTCGTCTTCGGCCGGGCGACCGCGGTGCTCGACCGCTCCGTCATCACCCTGAAGAAGCGCTGGGACGGCTCCTCGGCCGGATACATCACGGCCCCGAGCACGGCCGCGAACCGCAAGGGCTTCCTCATCGCCAACTCGACGGTGAACGGCGACGTCTCCGACCGCACCTTCTACCTCGGCCGCCCCTGGCACGCCGGCGGCGACGCGTCCCTCGACCCGCAGACCACGGTCCGCAACACCACCCTGAGCGCCGCGATCCGCACCACACCGTGGACCGACATGAGCGGCTTCTCCTGGAAGGACGACCGCTTCGCCGAGTACCGGAACACCGGCTCCGGCTCCGGCTCGGCGAGCAGCAACCGCCCCCACCTGACCGACGCCCAGGCGGCCGACCAGGAGGTCGCGGACTGGCTGGCGGGCTGGACGCCCACGGCGTCCTGA